One Sporichthyaceae bacterium DNA segment encodes these proteins:
- a CDS encoding MarR family winged helix-turn-helix transcriptional regulator, translated as MTTGVPISPACAKALGDDLGWALGAVFRSYVKAATEVTADLPGGPRTYQVLAAAARDQPGTQLALAARLGMDRTVMTYLLDELEEAGLVTREPDPADRRARRIAVTKPGARLLADLDKRLARVEAHVLAALDFDERTTFRSLLQRVAAQAEATDPGGMCEVAAEVVEEPAPRRRVTRGR; from the coding sequence GTGACCACCGGGGTGCCCATCTCGCCTGCCTGCGCCAAAGCACTGGGTGACGATCTGGGTTGGGCGCTGGGGGCGGTGTTCCGCTCGTATGTGAAGGCCGCGACCGAGGTCACGGCCGACCTGCCCGGCGGGCCGCGCACCTACCAGGTGCTGGCCGCCGCCGCCCGGGATCAGCCCGGCACCCAGCTCGCGTTGGCGGCGCGGCTGGGGATGGACCGCACGGTGATGACCTATCTGCTCGATGAGCTGGAGGAAGCCGGCCTCGTCACCCGCGAGCCGGATCCGGCCGACCGGCGCGCCCGGCGCATCGCTGTCACGAAGCCGGGGGCGCGCTTGCTCGCCGACCTCGACAAGCGGCTCGCCCGGGTTGAGGCGCACGTCCTGGCCGCTCTGGACTTCGACGAGCGCACCACGTTCCGGTCCCTGTTGCAGCGGGTCGCCGCGCAGGCCGAGGCAACGGATCCGGGCGGCATGTGCGAGGTGGCTGCGGAGGTCGTGGAGGAACCGGCTCCGCGGCGACGGGTCACCCGCGGCCGTTGA
- a CDS encoding NAD(P)H-dependent oxidoreductase encodes MNLFRLDTSLRTTGSTSREVADTAEAAWLAEHPDGQVVRRDLGTDPLLVTDWMQAVAGSPEAAKLAATLADELLDADAIIVGTALYNFGVPAQLKTWVDLLITDPRFGPGAEQPLAGRPAILIVARGGGYGPGTPREGWDHATPWVQRVLGDVFGLDVKLVEAELTMAPVVPAMEALRAIAEQNRQDAHSAADTHGRALVRNARDRAA; translated from the coding sequence GTGAACCTGTTCCGCCTCGACACCAGCCTGCGTACCACCGGCTCTACCAGCCGCGAGGTCGCCGACACCGCCGAAGCCGCCTGGCTGGCCGAACACCCCGATGGCCAGGTCGTGCGCCGTGATCTGGGCACCGATCCCCTCCTGGTCACCGACTGGATGCAAGCCGTCGCCGGCTCCCCCGAGGCGGCCAAGCTCGCGGCGACCCTCGCGGACGAGCTTCTCGACGCCGACGCGATCATCGTCGGAACCGCGCTCTACAACTTCGGCGTCCCGGCCCAACTCAAGACCTGGGTCGACCTGCTCATCACCGACCCGCGCTTCGGCCCCGGCGCCGAGCAGCCGCTGGCCGGCCGTCCCGCCATCCTCATCGTCGCCCGCGGCGGCGGCTACGGCCCGGGCACCCCGCGCGAGGGCTGGGACCACGCCACCCCGTGGGTGCAACGCGTCCTCGGCGACGTGTTCGGTCTGGACGTGAAGCTGGTCGAGGCCGAACTCACCATGGCCCCCGTCGTCCCCGCGATGGAGGCGCTGCGCGCCATCGCCGAGCAGAACCGTCAGGACGCGCACAGCGCCGCCGACACTCACGGTCGGGCGCTGGTCCGCAACGCCCGCGACCGCGCCGCCTGA
- a CDS encoding SDR family oxidoreductase, giving the protein MKTWFITGSSRGFGREWTIAALQRGDRVAATARNTETLKDLVDTHGDAILTIPLDVTDRDAAFAAVARAHDHFGRLDVVVNNAGYGHAGMIEELGEAEFRAQLETNVFGAMWVTQAALPILREQRSGHILQVSSIGGISAFAGLGAYHASKWALEGFSQALAREVKDFGIHVTIIEPGGFSTDWSGPSMQRSTRLPAYDLIHQARDAFWAEHRPKAGDPTASADAVLKLVDADQPPLRVFFGDGPLELATADYAERLETWRAWEWLSLEAQG; this is encoded by the coding sequence TGCAGCGCGGTGACCGCGTCGCCGCCACCGCACGCAACACCGAGACCTTGAAGGATCTCGTGGACACCCACGGGGACGCGATCCTGACCATTCCGCTGGACGTCACCGACCGGGACGCCGCCTTTGCGGCGGTGGCGCGGGCCCACGACCACTTCGGTCGCCTCGACGTCGTGGTGAACAACGCGGGCTACGGCCACGCCGGCATGATCGAGGAGCTGGGCGAGGCGGAGTTCCGCGCGCAGTTGGAGACCAACGTCTTCGGCGCGATGTGGGTGACGCAAGCGGCGTTGCCGATCCTGCGCGAGCAGCGCAGCGGGCACATCCTGCAGGTTTCCTCGATCGGGGGGATCTCGGCGTTTGCCGGCTTGGGGGCCTACCACGCCTCGAAGTGGGCACTGGAGGGCTTCAGCCAGGCATTGGCCCGGGAGGTCAAGGACTTCGGCATCCACGTCACGATCATCGAGCCGGGCGGTTTCTCGACCGACTGGAGCGGACCGTCCATGCAGCGGTCCACGCGGCTACCCGCATACGACTTGATCCATCAGGCCAGAGACGCCTTCTGGGCCGAGCACCGGCCCAAGGCGGGCGATCCGACCGCCAGTGCGGATGCGGTGCTCAAGCTGGTCGACGCGGACCAACCGCCGCTGCGGGTGTTCTTCGGTGACGGCCCGCTGGAACTGGCGACCGCGGATTACGCAGAACGACTCGAGACCTGGCGCGCATGGGAATGGCTCTCCCTCGAGGCGCAAGGCTGA